In the genome of Pleurocapsa minor HA4230-MV1, one region contains:
- the aroB gene encoding 3-dehydroquinate synthase, with protein MPNITVNLPQDSYAIAIAPDSLKQLGSQMKQINLGNKVLVISNPEIFAHYGETCLNSLKEAGFDTYTHLIPAGESHKHLQSIQAVYDVAQANHLERSSTFVALGGGVIGDMTGFAAATWLRGVNFVQVPTSLLSIVDASVGGKTGVNHPQGKNLIGAFYQPKLVAIDPNLLQTLPLQEFRAGMAEVIKYGVIWDADLFTKLEQHDRLDSLEHVGSNLLETIVTRSCQAKAEVVGQDEKEAGLRAILNYGHTIGHAVESLTHYQQFVHGEAVAIGMVAAGKIAVEMNLWRQAEADRQNALIIKAGLPTEIPQQLAIADILETIKSDKKVSAGKVRFILPTAIGKVIITDQVTPEIIEQALSSKL; from the coding sequence ATGCCCAACATAACTGTTAATTTACCCCAAGATTCTTATGCGATCGCGATCGCGCCTGATAGTCTCAAGCAGTTGGGTAGTCAGATGAAACAAATAAATTTGGGCAATAAAGTATTAGTAATCTCTAACCCAGAGATCTTTGCTCATTATGGCGAAACCTGTCTTAACTCACTTAAAGAAGCTGGTTTTGATACCTATACTCATTTGATACCTGCGGGAGAATCACATAAACATCTTCAGTCAATTCAAGCAGTGTATGATGTTGCTCAGGCTAACCATTTAGAACGATCTTCTACCTTTGTAGCTTTAGGTGGGGGAGTGATTGGCGATATGACGGGATTTGCCGCAGCAACTTGGTTGAGAGGAGTTAATTTTGTTCAGGTGCCTACTTCTTTGCTGTCAATTGTCGATGCTTCTGTCGGCGGAAAGACAGGGGTTAATCATCCCCAGGGAAAAAACCTCATCGGTGCTTTTTATCAGCCAAAACTAGTGGCGATCGACCCAAATTTATTACAAACCCTACCTCTTCAAGAATTTCGTGCAGGAATGGCAGAGGTGATTAAATATGGCGTGATTTGGGACGCAGATCTATTCACTAAACTAGAGCAACACGATCGACTCGATTCACTAGAGCATGTAGGGAGTAACCTACTAGAAACCATTGTGACGCGCTCTTGTCAGGCAAAAGCTGAAGTAGTCGGTCAAGATGAAAAAGAAGCAGGATTACGGGCAATTCTCAACTATGGACATACCATTGGTCATGCGGTAGAAAGCCTAACTCACTATCAACAGTTTGTGCATGGGGAAGCCGTAGCAATTGGCATGGTTGCAGCTGGAAAAATTGCCGTAGAGATGAACTTGTGGAGACAGGCAGAAGCAGATCGTCAAAATGCTTTAATAATTAAGGCAGGATTACCGACAGAAATTCCTCAGCAGTTAGCGATCGCCGATATCTTAGAAACAATTAAAAGCGACAAAAAAGTAAGCGCAGGAAAAGTACGCTTTATCTTGCCAACGGCGATCGGCAAAGTTATTATTACAGACCAAGTTACACCAGAAATTATTGAGCAAGCTCTAAGCTCTAAGCTTTAA